A DNA window from Paraclostridium bifermentans contains the following coding sequences:
- a CDS encoding PAS domain-containing sensor histidine kinase — MDGIKVEISYVEDDKYVLWLVENKEIQHLRTVQLLIDTIPDYIFYKDIDGNIVGCNKSYATELVELDRNDIIGKSYKDLPVISQNFESYRDNDLEVVDTRSTKMYYENVILKNGKKIYLEIIKTPIISDGGEVIGIIGIARDITERKEHEEALERARSEALANTAHELRTPLNLIFSSVQMLNYRYDIINNKTNDRDDKYLNIIKQNGYRLLKLVDNLIDSTKLTYEDVEFNPKNYDIVNFVESICDSVSDFANQNEMDIIFDTDVEEKVIGFDLDKMERIVLNLLSNAFKFNRKGKAIQVTIKDLKDKIQLRVKDEGIGIPKKDLYKVFDRFKQVKHESIDTKVGSGIGLSLVKSLVELHGGNIDVESELGQGSEFIIDMPCNLYSHKLELIDDCNLKANFVQKIEVEFSDIYA; from the coding sequence ATGGATGGTATTAAAGTTGAAATATCATATGTAGAAGATGATAAATATGTATTATGGCTTGTAGAAAATAAAGAGATACAGCATTTAAGAACCGTACAATTACTAATAGACACGATACCAGATTATATATTTTATAAAGACATAGATGGGAATATAGTAGGTTGTAATAAAAGTTATGCAACGGAGCTAGTAGAATTAGATAGAAATGACATAATAGGTAAAAGTTATAAAGATTTACCTGTGATTAGTCAAAATTTTGAAAGTTATAGAGATAATGACTTAGAGGTTGTAGACACTAGATCTACTAAAATGTACTATGAAAACGTTATATTGAAAAATGGGAAGAAAATTTATTTAGAAATCATAAAAACACCTATAATATCAGATGGTGGAGAGGTAATTGGAATCATAGGGATAGCAAGGGATATAACGGAGAGAAAAGAACATGAAGAAGCATTAGAAAGAGCACGTTCAGAAGCATTAGCCAATACAGCACATGAATTAAGAACACCATTAAACTTAATATTTAGTTCAGTTCAAATGTTAAATTACCGATACGATATAATAAATAACAAAACAAATGATAGAGATGATAAGTATTTAAATATAATAAAACAAAATGGATATAGATTATTGAAACTAGTAGACAATTTGATTGACTCAACTAAGTTAACTTATGAAGATGTAGAATTTAACCCTAAAAATTATGACATAGTTAATTTTGTTGAGAGTATTTGTGATTCTGTAAGTGATTTTGCAAATCAAAATGAAATGGATATAATATTTGATACAGATGTGGAAGAAAAAGTTATCGGGTTTGATTTAGATAAAATGGAGAGAATAGTATTAAATTTACTATCAAATGCATTTAAGTTTAATAGAAAAGGAAAAGCAATACAAGTAACTATAAAAGACTTAAAAGATAAGATTCAATTAAGAGTTAAAGATGAAGGGATTGGAATACCTAAAAAAGACTTATATAAAGTATTTGATAGATTTAAACAAGTTAAGCATGAAAGTATAGATACTAAAGTTGGAAGTGGGATAGGTCTGTCTTTAGTTAAGTCTTTAGTTGAGTTGCATGGCGGAAATATAGATGTTGAAAGTGAGCTTGGACAAGGTAGTGAGTTTATAATAGATATGCCTTGTAATTTATACAGCCATAAATTAGAACTAATTGATGATTGTAA
- a CDS encoding glutamine--tRNA ligase/YqeY domain fusion protein: MSNENKSSNFIRNIIVNDLESKKHDTIITRFPPEPNGYLHIGHAKSICLNFGLAKEFNGNVNLRFDDTNPVKEDVEYVNSIKEDVQWLGFDWTNLYFASNYFEQMYERAVLLIKKGKAYVCDLNAEQMREYRGSLTEPGKESPYRNRSIEENLELFEKMKNGEFGDGEKVLRAKIDMSSPNINLRDPAIYRISHSHHHNTGDKWCIYPMYAFAHPLEDAIEGITHSLCSLEFEDQRPLYDWVVAECEMPEIPRQIEFARLNLTNTVMSKRKLKQLVDEGVTDGWDDPRMPTIAGLRRRGYTPEAIRNFCNEIGVAKADSTVDSQMLDYFVREDLQPKAPLAMGVLKPLKLVITNYPEGQVEMLEIENNAKDETKGKRLVPFSREIYIEQDDFMIEPVKKYFRLFPGNEVRLKGAYFVKCNDFITDENGNVTEIHCTYDPETKSGSGFTGRKVKATIHWVDANSAVPCEFRLFEPLILDDAPENEGKHFLEQINPNSLEVVQGFAEKTAIENAKPQDKFQFVRHGFFNVDSKYTTDEKLVFNRVVPLKSSFKPNK, translated from the coding sequence ATGTCAAATGAAAATAAGTCATCAAACTTTATAAGAAACATAATAGTTAATGATTTAGAATCTAAAAAACATGATACTATCATAACTCGTTTCCCACCTGAGCCAAATGGATATTTACATATTGGTCATGCTAAATCTATATGTTTAAACTTTGGTTTAGCTAAGGAGTTTAATGGAAATGTAAATTTAAGATTCGATGATACAAATCCAGTAAAAGAAGATGTAGAGTATGTAAACTCTATAAAAGAAGATGTTCAGTGGTTAGGCTTTGATTGGACTAACTTATACTTTGCTTCAAATTATTTTGAACAAATGTATGAAAGAGCTGTTCTTCTTATAAAAAAAGGTAAAGCTTATGTATGCGACTTAAACGCAGAGCAAATGAGAGAGTATAGAGGTTCTTTAACAGAACCAGGAAAAGAAAGTCCTTATAGAAATAGATCTATAGAGGAAAATCTTGAATTATTTGAAAAAATGAAAAATGGAGAATTTGGAGATGGAGAAAAAGTTTTAAGAGCTAAAATAGATATGTCTTCTCCTAACATCAATTTAAGAGACCCTGCTATATACAGAATATCTCATTCTCATCACCACAATACTGGTGATAAATGGTGTATATATCCAATGTATGCTTTCGCTCATCCATTAGAAGATGCTATAGAGGGTATAACTCATTCTCTATGTTCATTAGAATTTGAAGATCAAAGACCACTTTATGATTGGGTTGTAGCTGAATGTGAAATGCCAGAAATTCCTCGTCAAATAGAATTTGCTAGACTTAATCTTACAAATACTGTTATGAGTAAAAGAAAACTTAAGCAACTTGTTGATGAAGGAGTAACTGATGGTTGGGATGATCCTCGTATGCCTACTATAGCTGGTCTTAGAAGAAGAGGTTACACTCCAGAAGCTATTAGAAACTTCTGTAATGAAATAGGTGTGGCTAAAGCAGATTCTACAGTAGATAGCCAAATGTTAGACTACTTTGTAAGAGAAGACTTACAACCTAAAGCGCCTCTTGCTATGGGTGTTTTAAAGCCTTTAAAACTAGTTATAACTAACTATCCAGAAGGTCAAGTTGAAATGCTTGAAATAGAAAATAATGCTAAAGATGAAACTAAAGGTAAAAGATTAGTTCCATTCTCTAGAGAAATATATATAGAACAAGATGACTTTATGATTGAACCAGTTAAAAAGTACTTTAGATTATTCCCTGGCAATGAAGTTAGATTAAAGGGAGCTTACTTTGTTAAATGTAACGACTTCATAACTGACGAAAATGGAAATGTAACTGAAATTCATTGTACATATGATCCTGAAACTAAGAGTGGTTCTGGATTTACTGGTCGTAAAGTTAAAGCTACTATACACTGGGTAGATGCAAACAGTGCTGTTCCTTGTGAGTTTAGATTATTTGAGCCATTAATCTTAGATGATGCTCCTGAAAATGAAGGTAAGCACTTCTTAGAGCAAATAAACCCTAATTCTCTTGAGGTAGTTCAAGGTTTTGCTGAAAAAACTGCTATAGAAAATGCTAAGCCTCAAGATAAGTTCCAATTTGTAAGACATGGATTCTTCAATGTAGATTCTAAATATACTACTGATGAAAAGCTAGTATTTAATAGAGTAGTTCCATTAAAGAGTTCATTTAAACCTAATAAATAA
- the uvsE gene encoding UV DNA damage repair endonuclease UvsE, translating into MKVRLGYVAIALNLPKVTSSSTVTYSRYSKINTEADKLNKLKEVTRSNIYDLEKILNYNIENQIHFYRITSNLIPLGTHPDVTFEYRKYFKKDFEYIGNIIKKNNLRIDSHPDQFNVINSIKENVVENTIKSLKFQSQIFEDINYKEGKMVIHIGSSQGGKEESIERFINNLKYFPNEVVSRLILENDDKIFTAQDVLNICKETKLPMVLDIHHHICKNNGEEIKYILKDIFNTWNNEILPPKIHFSSPREFEKDRKHADFINAKDFLDFIYLAKDEVDRDLDVMIEAKKKDLALKKLVNDIMDLDGNIKFIDETTIEI; encoded by the coding sequence ATGAAAGTTAGACTTGGATATGTAGCTATAGCTTTAAATTTGCCCAAAGTGACCTCTTCAAGCACTGTAACATACTCTAGATACTCTAAGATCAATACAGAGGCAGACAAGCTAAATAAGCTAAAGGAAGTAACTAGATCAAATATATATGACTTAGAAAAAATATTAAATTATAATATAGAAAATCAAATACATTTTTATAGGATAACTTCAAATTTGATACCACTTGGAACTCATCCAGATGTAACATTTGAGTATAGGAAATATTTTAAAAAAGATTTTGAATATATAGGGAATATAATCAAAAAAAATAATCTGAGAATAGATTCTCATCCAGATCAGTTTAATGTAATCAATAGCATAAAAGAAAATGTTGTGGAAAATACTATAAAAAGTCTAAAATTTCAAAGTCAGATATTTGAAGATATAAATTATAAAGAAGGAAAAATGGTTATACATATAGGGAGTTCTCAAGGCGGAAAAGAAGAAAGCATAGAAAGGTTTATAAATAACCTAAAATATTTTCCAAATGAAGTTGTAAGTAGATTAATATTAGAAAATGACGATAAAATATTTACAGCACAAGATGTTTTAAATATATGTAAAGAAACAAAATTACCTATGGTTCTTGATATCCACCATCATATTTGTAAAAATAACGGAGAGGAAATTAAGTATATATTAAAAGATATTTTTAATACTTGGAATAACGAAATTTTACCACCTAAAATACATTTTTCAAGTCCGAGAGAATTTGAAAAAGATAGAAAACATGCAGATTTCATAAATGCAAAAGATTTTTTAGATTTTATATACCTAGCTAAAGATGAAGTAGACAGAGATTTAGATGTGATGATAGAAGCTAAAAAGAAAGATCTAGCATTAAAAAAACTAGTAAATGATATAATGGATCTAGATGGAAATATTAAATTTATAGATGAAACAACTATAGAAATATAA
- a CDS encoding nitrite/sulfite reductase: protein MESYKQVLLDEIPEFRAKGHKFLNKEMSKMDFKHASGGMGVYAHRDGEHFMIRLRVASGILNLEQLKLVQYFAHKYNLEQLHLTTRQAIQLHGLTIDEVCDIMEEGIHKDMYTRGGGGNFPRNVAISPLSGVDPEDIFDVTPYATKVNEHFMSKITTYKLPRKLKVSFSSSPKDESKATINDLGFMAVKKDGKEYFKVYIAGGMGKNPIKGCEYDELVDPKDVLYHVEAMTNLFIEKGNYENKNKARTRYMLMEMGKDALLECYKKHLKEAKEKCNLDLNVTQKVYDKKGISIDVKDDRLVSQRQEGLYAVYVHPVNGQLKVSDLDKIIETVNDMDDIEIRLAMSEGLYIRNLNGEEAKKVLDLTKDITGKYKIQQSTACIGVPICQMGIAESQETLEEIIKTLEEKNYNSDTLPRIHISGCPNSCSTHQVAPIGFAGKKKRVGDKTKDAYELHIGGCATFEETRLGKIYGDVLRREVPNLLFDISEAIAKSNLEFYEFIETNEDELNTIVNKYLL, encoded by the coding sequence ATGGAAAGTTATAAACAAGTATTATTAGATGAAATACCAGAATTTAGAGCAAAGGGACACAAATTCTTAAATAAAGAAATGTCAAAAATGGACTTTAAACATGCATCTGGTGGAATGGGTGTTTATGCGCACCGTGATGGAGAACACTTTATGATAAGACTTAGAGTGGCTTCAGGTATATTAAATCTTGAACAATTAAAATTAGTGCAATATTTTGCTCATAAATATAATTTAGAACAATTACACCTTACAACTCGTCAAGCAATACAACTTCATGGACTAACAATAGACGAAGTTTGTGATATCATGGAAGAAGGTATACATAAAGATATGTATACAAGAGGTGGTGGAGGTAACTTCCCAAGAAACGTTGCTATATCACCTTTATCAGGAGTAGATCCAGAAGATATCTTTGATGTAACACCTTATGCAACAAAAGTTAATGAGCACTTTATGAGTAAAATAACTACTTATAAACTACCTAGAAAATTAAAAGTATCTTTTTCAAGTTCACCTAAAGATGAATCAAAAGCTACAATAAATGATTTAGGATTTATGGCAGTTAAAAAAGATGGAAAAGAATACTTCAAAGTATACATAGCTGGAGGAATGGGTAAAAATCCTATCAAAGGTTGTGAATACGATGAGTTAGTAGATCCAAAGGATGTATTATATCATGTAGAGGCTATGACTAATTTATTTATAGAAAAAGGTAATTATGAAAATAAAAACAAAGCTCGTACAAGATACATGCTTATGGAAATGGGTAAAGATGCTTTATTAGAATGCTATAAAAAACATTTAAAAGAAGCAAAAGAAAAATGTAATTTAGATTTAAATGTAACTCAAAAAGTATATGATAAAAAAGGAATTTCTATAGATGTCAAAGATGATCGTTTAGTTTCTCAAAGACAAGAGGGATTATACGCTGTTTATGTACACCCTGTAAATGGGCAATTAAAAGTTTCTGACTTAGACAAAATAATAGAGACTGTAAATGATATGGATGATATTGAAATCAGATTAGCTATGAGTGAAGGTCTTTATATAAGAAATCTAAATGGAGAAGAAGCTAAAAAAGTTTTAGATTTAACTAAGGATATAACAGGTAAATATAAAATACAACAAAGTACAGCTTGTATAGGTGTTCCTATTTGCCAAATGGGTATAGCTGAAAGTCAAGAAACTTTAGAGGAAATAATCAAAACTTTAGAAGAAAAAAATTATAATAGTGACACTTTACCAAGAATCCATATATCAGGATGTCCTAACTCTTGTTCAACTCACCAAGTTGCACCTATTGGTTTTGCTGGTAAAAAGAAAAGAGTTGGAGATAAGACAAAAGATGCTTATGAACTTCATATAGGTGGATGTGCTACTTTTGAGGAAACTAGATTAGGAAAAATATACGGAGATGTATTAAGAAGAGAAGTTCCAAACTTATTATTCGATATATCAGAAGCTATAGCTAAATCTAACTTAGAATTTTATGAATTTATAGAAACAAATGAAGACGAATTAAACACTATAGTAAATAAATACTTATTATAA
- the panF gene encoding sodium/pantothenate symporter → MKHINYQVLLPILIYFIVIFIVGFYSMKFVNRAKNKHNGEKGFMDEYMTGGRDLGGFVLAMTLVTTYLSAGSFIGGPGTAYTQGLGWVFLSMAQMPTGYFTLAVLGKKFAIIARKINAVTITDFLRARYKSDAVVILTSISIVVFFIAAMAAQWVGAARLLQGSVGLDYKIALTAFGLTVIVHTVVGGFRAVTISDTIQGVIMTVATIAIFVGTVIAGGGISNIVNNMQSVNEGLITPFGVTPGNMSIAWVTSFWILVGFAVVGIPSVSQRAMSYKDTKSLHDGIKYGTIVSMILLLGMHLVGAFSSTLVVGIESGDLVIPTITTQLFPPVIAGILLAGPLASIMSTVDSQLLVASGAIVNDIYTNYINPKIKKDAKKTGTISLLVTSTLGIIIYIVAINPPDLIVWLNLYANAGIIATFLWPIILGLYWKKANASGALASIITGIGSYILFSYIWVRPLGMHTIVLPLIISLVSFIIVSSFTKPPTNETIKIFWGVYKK, encoded by the coding sequence ATGAAACACATAAATTATCAAGTACTATTGCCTATTCTTATATATTTTATAGTTATATTTATAGTAGGATTTTATTCTATGAAATTTGTAAACAGAGCTAAAAATAAACATAATGGCGAAAAAGGATTCATGGATGAATACATGACAGGAGGACGAGACTTAGGAGGTTTTGTTCTAGCTATGACATTAGTTACAACATATTTGAGTGCTGGAAGCTTTATAGGAGGTCCAGGAACAGCTTATACTCAAGGATTAGGATGGGTATTTTTATCTATGGCTCAAATGCCAACAGGATACTTTACATTAGCAGTACTTGGAAAAAAGTTTGCGATAATAGCTAGAAAAATAAATGCAGTGACAATCACTGATTTTTTAAGAGCAAGATATAAATCTGATGCAGTGGTAATTCTTACATCTATATCTATAGTAGTATTTTTTATAGCTGCAATGGCAGCTCAGTGGGTTGGAGCGGCTAGACTTTTACAAGGTTCAGTTGGATTAGATTACAAAATTGCACTTACGGCTTTTGGATTAACGGTTATAGTACATACTGTAGTAGGAGGATTTAGAGCGGTAACTATTTCCGATACAATTCAAGGTGTGATAATGACAGTAGCCACTATAGCTATATTTGTAGGGACTGTTATAGCGGGAGGGGGAATATCTAATATAGTAAATAATATGCAAAGTGTAAATGAAGGACTTATAACTCCATTTGGAGTAACTCCGGGCAATATGAGTATAGCATGGGTAACATCATTTTGGATACTTGTTGGTTTTGCAGTAGTAGGAATTCCTTCAGTATCTCAGAGGGCTATGAGTTATAAAGATACAAAGAGTTTACATGATGGAATCAAGTATGGGACAATCGTATCTATGATCTTATTATTAGGGATGCATTTAGTTGGTGCATTTTCAAGTACTCTTGTAGTGGGTATTGAGTCTGGAGATTTAGTCATTCCTACTATAACAACTCAATTATTTCCGCCAGTAATTGCGGGGATTTTACTAGCAGGTCCATTAGCATCTATAATGTCTACTGTTGATTCACAATTATTAGTAGCATCAGGTGCTATAGTTAATGATATATATACTAATTACATAAACCCTAAAATAAAAAAAGATGCTAAAAAAACTGGAACTATAAGTTTATTAGTAACATCTACATTAGGTATAATAATTTACATAGTAGCAATAAATCCTCCAGATTTGATAGTCTGGCTAAATTTATATGCAAATGCAGGAATAATAGCTACATTTTTATGGCCTATTATACTGGGGCTATATTGGAAAAAGGCAAATGCAAGTGGAGCGTTAGCATCTATAATAACAGGTATAGGGAGTTATATTTTATTTAGCTATATATGGGTAAGACCATTAGGTATGCACACTATAGTTTTACCTCTTATAATTTCATTAGTATCATTTATTATTGTATCTAGTTTCACAAAACCACCAACCAATGAGACAATAAAAATCTTTTGGGGAGTTTATAAAAAATAA
- a CDS encoding YhdT family protein, protein MDKNKENFEFEEDPRYKQCNKEALMGLALGIVNLVWWFGFGYGLGSKPVKEYTYIFGFPTWFFMSCIAGGLLFSALTVIMINKFFKNMTLDALSEDELEEYRKEYK, encoded by the coding sequence ATGGATAAAAATAAAGAAAACTTTGAGTTTGAAGAAGATCCTAGATATAAACAATGTAATAAAGAAGCTTTAATGGGTCTAGCATTAGGTATTGTAAACTTAGTATGGTGGTTTGGATTTGGATATGGATTAGGATCTAAGCCAGTTAAAGAATATACATATATATTTGGGTTTCCAACTTGGTTTTTTATGAGTTGTATAGCTGGAGGGTTATTATTTTCAGCTTTAACTGTAATTATGATAAATAAATTTTTTAAAAACATGACTTTAGATGCACTAAGTGAAGATGAGTTAGAAGAGTATAGAAAGGAATATAAATAA
- a CDS encoding 4Fe-4S binding protein, producing MKLTEEMRKKVKGEGFLSNNDGQHFSCRVITENGAITAEQLINVAEIAKKYGNGDISLTSRLTLEIPGIKYENIEATKEYLKKDNLVSGGTGSRVRPIVPCKGSVCTFGLCDTQGIGTTLHKEFYEKWYDVKLPHKFKIGVGGCPNNCVKPSLNDFGVVGQFVPEFDEDMCSGCKKCMPKETCKVGAISIVDGKAFIDREKCNNCGLCIGKCHFDAIEEGKKGLKIYLGGKWGKTSRPGTPITGVYTENEMMAILEKAILIYREQGKTGERFGNMIDRIGVENMESQILSNEVLERKDEILGAELHIVGGATC from the coding sequence ATGAAATTAACAGAGGAAATGAGAAAAAAAGTTAAGGGAGAAGGTTTTTTATCAAATAATGATGGTCAGCATTTTTCATGTAGAGTTATAACTGAAAATGGAGCTATAACAGCAGAACAACTAATAAATGTAGCTGAAATAGCTAAGAAGTATGGAAATGGAGATATTTCATTAACTTCAAGACTAACATTAGAAATACCTGGTATAAAATATGAGAATATAGAAGCTACGAAGGAATATTTGAAAAAAGATAATTTAGTATCTGGAGGAACTGGTTCAAGAGTTAGACCTATAGTTCCATGTAAAGGAAGTGTATGTACATTTGGACTTTGTGATACTCAAGGGATAGGTACAACTCTTCATAAAGAATTTTATGAAAAATGGTATGATGTTAAATTGCCACATAAGTTTAAAATTGGAGTTGGAGGCTGTCCAAACAATTGTGTAAAACCAAGTTTAAATGATTTTGGGGTAGTGGGACAATTTGTACCAGAGTTTGATGAAGATATGTGTTCAGGATGTAAAAAGTGTATGCCTAAAGAAACTTGTAAGGTAGGAGCTATATCTATAGTAGATGGTAAAGCATTTATAGATAGAGAGAAATGCAATAACTGTGGATTGTGTATAGGTAAATGCCATTTCGATGCAATAGAAGAAGGTAAAAAAGGATTAAAGATATACTTAGGTGGGAAATGGGGTAAAACTTCAAGACCTGGTACTCCAATAACTGGAGTTTATACTGAAAATGAAATGATGGCTATTTTAGAAAAAGCAATACTTATATATAGAGAACAAGGAAAAACAGGTGAACGTTTCGGAAATATGATTGATAGAATTGGTGTTGAAAATATGGAATCACAAATTCTATCAAATGAGGTACTAGAGAGAAAAGATGAAATATTAGGAGCAGAACTTCATATTGTTGGAGGAGCTACTTGCTAA
- a CDS encoding FAD-dependent oxidoreductase, whose translation MNVLVIGGVAAGTKTAAKLKRENRDFNVTLITKGENISYAGCGLPYYVGGVIEDKSDLIVNTPKSFSDLTQVEVKTSVEALEIDRDKKIVRAVDLKNNKEINLNYDKLVIATGADPVKPPIEGIDLEGVFYMRTPDDAIAVREVVETNNVKRAVVVGGGFIGLEVAENLHEMGVKTTLVEAMDHIMPGFDAEVSSYVENELIENGIMVLTGERLTSIEGNEKVSKVRTDKRAMKVDMIVMSVGIRANSNIAETCGLELETNKTIKVNEYMQTNDEDIYAVGDCVTVKNILSGKAAWSPMGSSANKEGRCLAKTLAGKKTEFNGVLGTGIVKLLNLNAARTGLTEKEALNLGYNVESILVPIDDKAHYYPDSKTIIIKLISDKDNKKVLGAQVFGEGNVDKHIDVVSTAITFNATVNDLQNLDLAYAPPFSTAINPISHAANVLLNKIDGDVKTIRYEDFLENQESYKLADVNKTPQLEGVTYIDLAQLNGKLDEFELDDKILLVCARGKRAYLAYNRMKHFGYKDVQVLEGGLALNKELNVEVGVN comes from the coding sequence ATGAATGTGTTAGTTATTGGGGGTGTAGCAGCAGGAACAAAAACTGCAGCTAAACTAAAGAGAGAAAATAGAGATTTTAATGTAACATTAATTACAAAAGGTGAAAATATATCTTATGCAGGTTGTGGACTTCCATATTATGTTGGTGGAGTTATAGAAGATAAATCAGATTTAATTGTAAATACGCCTAAGAGTTTCTCAGATTTAACTCAAGTAGAAGTTAAAACTAGTGTAGAGGCATTAGAGATAGATAGAGATAAAAAAATTGTAAGAGCTGTTGACCTTAAAAATAATAAGGAGATAAATTTAAATTATGATAAGCTGGTTATAGCAACTGGAGCAGATCCTGTTAAGCCGCCAATTGAAGGGATAGACTTAGAAGGGGTTTTCTATATGAGAACACCGGATGATGCAATTGCTGTTCGAGAAGTAGTAGAAACAAATAATGTAAAAAGAGCAGTAGTTGTAGGAGGCGGATTTATAGGACTTGAAGTAGCTGAAAATCTGCATGAAATGGGTGTTAAAACAACTCTAGTTGAAGCAATGGACCATATAATGCCAGGGTTTGATGCTGAGGTAAGCTCATACGTTGAAAATGAACTTATAGAAAATGGAATAATGGTTTTAACAGGAGAAAGATTAACTTCTATAGAAGGCAATGAAAAGGTAAGTAAAGTAAGAACAGATAAAAGAGCTATGAAAGTGGATATGATTGTAATGTCTGTAGGCATAAGAGCTAATAGCAATATTGCTGAAACTTGTGGATTAGAGCTTGAGACAAATAAAACTATAAAAGTTAATGAATACATGCAAACAAATGATGAGGATATATATGCAGTTGGAGATTGCGTAACAGTAAAAAATATATTGAGTGGAAAAGCTGCATGGTCTCCTATGGGATCATCTGCAAACAAAGAAGGTAGATGTTTAGCTAAAACATTAGCTGGCAAAAAAACAGAATTTAATGGGGTCTTAGGAACGGGTATAGTAAAATTACTAAATTTAAATGCAGCAAGAACGGGACTAACGGAAAAAGAGGCATTAAATTTAGGGTACAATGTTGAAAGTATTTTAGTTCCTATAGATGATAAGGCACACTATTATCCAGATTCTAAAACGATAATTATAAAACTTATATCAGATAAAGATAATAAAAAGGTATTAGGGGCACAAGTTTTTGGTGAAGGAAATGTAGATAAGCATATAGATGTAGTTTCAACTGCGATAACATTTAATGCAACTGTAAATGATTTACAAAATCTAGATTTAGCATATGCACCTCCATTTTCTACAGCTATCAACCCGATAAGCCATGCGGCTAATGTACTTTTAAATAAAATAGATGGAGATGTAAAAACTATTAGATATGAAGATTTTCTAGAAAATCAAGAAAGCTATAAACTAGCAGATGTAAACAAAACACCTCAATTAGAAGGAGTTACATATATAGATTTAGCTCAGCTTAATGGGAAACTAGATGAATTTGAATTAGATGATAAAATACTTTTAGTATGTGCTAGGGGAAAAAGAGCTTATTTAGCATACAACAGAATGAAACACTTTGGATATAAAGATGTACAGGTATTAGAAGGTGGATTAGCTTTAAATAAGGAATTAAATGTTGAAGTGGGGGTAAATTAA
- a CDS encoding LysR family transcriptional regulator — protein MIDFRLKTFIDLCETKSYTKTAKRLCITQPAVSQHIKYIESQYNIKLFNYIGKTLILTKVGQEFLDSILKLRTMSLSIENNLKKSNYSAKPVSFGATRSIGEFVMPNIIKNYLSQNSYSNLSMIVDNTKNLLDMLKKGVIEFCFIEGHFNKADYETYLMSYEDFVFVASPKNPICDKSNLHVEDLFSENLIIREQGSGSRDIFEMWLYERNYTTKNFSKLLQIGNINIIKELVKDNFGISIIYKIAVLEEIKNKELVVLDVNSMNLSHEFNFIFLKNSIYAEEYIEFYNKIN, from the coding sequence ATGATAGATTTCAGATTAAAAACATTTATAGATTTATGCGAGACCAAAAGTTATACAAAAACTGCAAAAAGACTTTGTATTACTCAACCTGCTGTCAGCCAGCATATAAAGTATATAGAGTCACAGTACAATATTAAGTTATTTAACTATATCGGTAAAACCTTAATTTTAACTAAGGTTGGACAAGAATTCTTAGATTCTATTTTAAAACTAAGAACTATGTCTTTGTCGATTGAGAACAACTTAAAAAAATCTAATTATTCAGCTAAACCAGTATCATTTGGCGCAACTAGAAGTATTGGTGAATTTGTAATGCCCAATATTATAAAAAATTATTTGTCTCAAAATTCTTATTCAAATTTATCAATGATTGTAGATAATACAAAAAATCTTTTAGATATGTTAAAAAAAGGAGTTATAGAGTTTTGTTTTATAGAAGGTCACTTCAATAAAGCTGACTATGAAACATATTTAATGAGTTACGAAGATTTTGTTTTTGTAGCCTCTCCTAAAAATCCTATTTGTGATAAATCTAACCTTCATGTAGAAGATTTATTTTCGGAAAATCTCATAATAAGGGAACAAGGCTCCGGCAGTAGAGATATTTTTGAAATGTGGCTTTATGAAAGAAATTATACAACTAAAAATTTTTCAAAATTACTGCAAATCGGAAATATTAACATAATAAAAGAATTAGTTAAAGATAACTTTGGAATATCTATAATTTATAAAATTGCTGTACTTGAAGAAATAAAAAATAAAGAATTAGTTGTTTTAGATGTAAATTCAATGAATTTATCTCATGAATTTAATTTTATTTTTTTAAAAAATTCTATATATGCTGAGGAATACATAGAATTTTACAATAAGATTAATTAA